From the genome of Halobellus litoreus, one region includes:
- a CDS encoding geranylgeranylglycerol-phosphate geranylgeranyltransferase: MASSGPDRATLRGLLELTRLGNAVAAGVLTFTGAFVAAGLDSDPVAVVAAVAATLFATAAGNAVNDYFDRDIDRINRPDRPIPRGAVSARGALAFSVALFLGAVVSALALPLAAIAIAVVNLLALVAYTEFFKGLPGVGNAVVSYLTGSTFLFGAAAVGRLADPAVLVLFALAALATLTREIVKDVEDLAGDREEGLRTLPIVVGERTALRLGAAVMGVAVIASAVPFLMGTFGVVYLALVLPADAVMLAAVRRSFSTPSAAQRRLKHGMFLAAAAFVAGRAVGTIGFL; encoded by the coding sequence ATGGCATCATCCGGTCCGGACCGGGCGACCCTTCGCGGGCTGCTCGAACTCACGCGTCTCGGGAACGCGGTCGCCGCGGGCGTGCTCACGTTCACCGGCGCGTTCGTCGCCGCCGGCCTCGATTCGGACCCGGTCGCCGTCGTCGCGGCCGTCGCCGCGACGCTCTTCGCGACGGCCGCGGGCAACGCGGTCAACGACTACTTCGACCGCGACATCGATCGCATCAACCGCCCCGACAGACCGATCCCGCGGGGGGCGGTCTCCGCCCGCGGCGCGCTCGCATTCAGCGTCGCGCTCTTTCTCGGAGCGGTGGTCTCCGCACTCGCCCTTCCGCTCGCGGCGATCGCGATCGCCGTGGTGAACCTCCTCGCGCTCGTCGCCTACACGGAGTTCTTCAAGGGACTGCCGGGCGTCGGGAACGCGGTCGTGTCGTATCTGACCGGATCGACGTTCCTCTTCGGTGCCGCGGCGGTCGGCCGACTCGCCGATCCCGCCGTGCTCGTGTTGTTCGCGCTCGCCGCGCTGGCGACGCTGACGCGCGAGATCGTCAAAGACGTCGAGGACCTCGCGGGCGACCGCGAGGAGGGCCTCAGGACGCTCCCGATCGTCGTCGGCGAGCGGACGGCGCTCCGGCTTGGTGCCGCCGTGATGGGTGTTGCCGTGATCGCGAGCGCTGTTCCGTTCCTGATGGGCACCTTCGGCGTCGTCTATCTGGCGCTCGTGCTCCCGGCCGACGCCGTGATGCTCGCCGCGGTTCGGCGGTCCTTTTCGACCCCGTCGGCCGCCCAGCGACGGCTGAAACACGGGATGTTCCTGGCCGCGGCCGCGTTCGTCGCCGGTCGAGCCGTCGGGACTATCGGCTTCCTGTGA
- a CDS encoding RAD55 family ATPase, whose protein sequence is MYDLGPDLDREVPPGTNILVSGPPLSGKRSLCLDILASGTDQGEGAIIVTTKDGADRVLSDFAKRTAYEDRPVAVVDCVTRQQGVGDTRDDDRIKYTSSPVDMTGIGIKLSEFLQAFYQDRGIERNRVMVHSLSTLLMYADLQTVFRFLHVFTGRIQSVDGLGVFAIDASAHDDQTMNTLKQLFDGIVTTYEDGEPTVRLAGD, encoded by the coding sequence ATGTATGACCTCGGCCCGGACCTCGATAGAGAGGTCCCTCCGGGGACGAACATCCTGGTGAGCGGCCCGCCGCTGTCGGGAAAGCGATCCCTCTGTCTGGACATCCTGGCTTCGGGAACCGATCAAGGGGAGGGTGCGATCATCGTCACCACGAAGGATGGAGCCGACCGCGTGCTGAGCGACTTCGCGAAGCGGACCGCATACGAGGACCGCCCGGTGGCCGTCGTCGACTGCGTCACGCGCCAGCAGGGCGTCGGCGACACCCGGGACGACGACCGGATCAAGTACACCTCCTCGCCGGTGGATATGACCGGGATCGGAATCAAACTCTCGGAGTTCCTCCAGGCGTTCTACCAGGACCGCGGCATCGAGCGGAACCGCGTGATGGTGCACTCGCTGTCGACGCTGCTGATGTACGCCGACCTGCAGACGGTGTTCCGGTTCCTCCACGTGTTCACCGGGCGGATCCAGAGCGTCGACGGCCTCGGCGTGTTCGCCATCGACGCGAGCGCGCACGACGACCAGACGATGAACACGCTGAAACAGCTGTTCGACGGCATCGTGACGACCTACGAGGACGGCGAACCCACGGTGCGTCTGGCCGGCGACTGA
- a CDS encoding CoA-binding protein yields the protein MVVTDDDELRAVLDAETVAVVGCSTTAGKAAHDIPAYLQRNGYRIVPVNPFADEILGETAYDSLADVPDDVAIDVVDVFRPSEEAGGIVDEAIERHESVDDVESVWLQLGITDDEAGERAENAGLAFVQDKCMKVEHARLSG from the coding sequence ATGGTCGTGACCGACGACGACGAACTTCGAGCGGTACTGGACGCCGAGACTGTCGCAGTGGTCGGCTGTTCGACCACGGCCGGGAAGGCCGCCCACGACATCCCCGCGTACCTCCAGCGCAACGGCTATCGAATCGTCCCCGTGAACCCCTTCGCCGACGAGATCCTCGGCGAAACCGCCTACGACTCGCTCGCCGACGTGCCGGACGACGTCGCGATCGACGTCGTCGACGTGTTCAGGCCGAGCGAGGAGGCCGGCGGCATCGTCGACGAGGCCATCGAACGGCACGAGTCGGTCGACGACGTCGAGTCGGTGTGGCTCCAACTCGGAATCACCGACGACGAGGCCGGCGAGCGGGCGGAGAACGCGGGGCTCGCATTCGTCCAGGACAAGTGTATGAAGGTCGAACACGCGCGTCTGTCCGGATAG
- a CDS encoding DUF5798 family protein, which produces MGLGGTAKKLQKVTEMAEDVYTRLNDLRDQVIEMRETTQETKERVDRLERESAEMRALLEALAEEQGIDVESVSADAHIFEAEASDEGSAADEGTAADETAADSSSTTTDASE; this is translated from the coding sequence ATGGGACTCGGAGGAACGGCGAAGAAGCTCCAGAAAGTGACGGAGATGGCCGAGGACGTCTACACGCGGCTCAACGACCTCCGCGATCAGGTCATCGAGATGCGTGAGACGACACAGGAGACAAAAGAGCGCGTGGACCGCCTCGAACGCGAGAGCGCGGAGATGCGCGCGCTCCTCGAAGCGCTCGCGGAGGAGCAGGGCATCGACGTCGAGAGCGTCTCCGCGGACGCCCACATCTTCGAGGCCGAGGCGTCGGACGAGGGATCCGCCGCCGACGAGGGAACGGCCGCGGACGAAACCGCGGCCGACTCGTCTTCGACGACGACCGACGCCAGCGAATAG
- a CDS encoding ABC transporter permease translates to MSPESDRPAPQPGASGRTRTDPRLTIAGREFGSLRKEKTILLALALQLFIAAFSSFLVVGLVSLYDPGQVEGYEVDVAVTGDASEDLIRASRAVRGVDAQFYRSEETAMRAFHEYRATGVDAVLIAETRDDRVFVRAVAPDSNVQTTIVVVQLRDVIRSFERAERADRAAYLDSLPLELPPEASSSPYFGFTYTVLLPLLLFLPVFISGSVAVDSLTEEIDRGTLELLRVAPASLTDVVDGKLLAAAGLAPVQAALWIGLLELNGTSVANVPALLALVAALALLICGLGAALALLTPERRAAQFLYSIGVLFVFGGTALLPNGPINAAARLAIGSGGLAEYLSVAAVVVGSVVVYGGLRRLVSRLDADDLT, encoded by the coding sequence TTGAGCCCCGAAAGCGACCGACCCGCTCCGCAGCCCGGTGCGAGCGGACGGACGCGGACGGATCCGCGCCTCACGATCGCCGGCCGCGAGTTCGGCAGCCTCCGGAAGGAGAAGACGATCCTGCTGGCGCTTGCGCTACAGCTGTTCATCGCGGCGTTCTCCTCGTTCCTCGTCGTCGGCCTCGTCTCGCTGTACGACCCGGGGCAGGTCGAGGGCTACGAGGTCGACGTCGCCGTGACCGGCGACGCCTCCGAGGACCTGATCCGCGCCTCGCGGGCGGTCCGCGGCGTCGACGCGCAGTTCTACCGCTCCGAGGAGACGGCGATGCGGGCGTTCCACGAGTACCGGGCGACCGGCGTCGACGCGGTGCTCATCGCGGAGACGCGCGACGACCGGGTATTCGTCAGGGCGGTCGCCCCCGACTCGAACGTCCAGACGACCATCGTCGTCGTCCAGTTACGCGACGTGATCCGTTCGTTCGAGCGGGCCGAACGGGCCGACAGAGCGGCGTATCTGGACTCGCTTCCGCTCGAACTGCCGCCGGAGGCCTCGTCGAGCCCGTACTTCGGCTTCACGTACACCGTGTTGCTCCCGCTGTTGCTCTTCTTACCCGTCTTCATCTCGGGCTCGGTCGCCGTCGACTCCCTGACCGAGGAGATCGACCGCGGCACGCTCGAACTGCTCCGGGTCGCCCCCGCCTCGCTGACCGACGTCGTCGACGGGAAACTCCTCGCGGCGGCCGGACTCGCGCCGGTGCAGGCCGCCCTGTGGATCGGTTTGCTCGAACTCAACGGCACGAGCGTCGCGAACGTCCCCGCGCTCCTCGCGCTGGTCGCGGCGCTCGCGCTCCTGATCTGCGGACTCGGGGCCGCGCTCGCGCTCCTGACGCCCGAGCGGCGCGCTGCGCAGTTCCTCTACTCGATCGGCGTGCTCTTCGTCTTCGGCGGCACGGCGCTGCTCCCGAACGGGCCGATCAACGCCGCCGCGCGGCTGGCGATCGGCAGCGGCGGTCTCGCCGAGTACCTCTCCGTCGCCGCCGTCGTCGTCGGGTCGGTCGTCGTCTACGGCGGGCTCCGTCGCCTCGTGTCCCGACTCGACGCCGACGACCTGACGTGA
- a CDS encoding PrsW family intramembrane metalloprotease: protein MKRSLRDHLSSIRRIARWEVSRSAGVVDRRTAALGVLALLLAGSILGAGLLGGGVALDRDVYRVGVDRESPYYEPVERSVALDAREPDPEALRDGDLDVLVRDGAFRAVDTPKGRAALSELRSSVRRYNYERMRGAENGSAAFPVVTVLQYVSRDDTLPAEALADGDDGGADGVVGAESGGSDGSGGGSDGGADGSGDGGDASTTGGGGPLGVPALSGINPLNGGSSGSPAEIQPPFPFGSLVLAFVFLVPMNFVVQAYGSTMLNERINRRGELLLVAPVSPGDIVAGKTLPYLAAMVALTALIALGVGGSVVAVAAVLPIALVFLAATFAGAMFARSFKELTFVTVTVSVFLTAYTFVPAIFANVTPIALISPLTLVVRDLQPLASVTPGAFAFATAPFVLCAGVLFLLGIGIYREEDLFTQRAVPLKLLDALDARISRPRDVAVLSGLSIPFVFVAELLAVAVLFALPVSLTVPLLLFVVALVEEVAKSLHVYAAFESGTFPRVGRVALVLGALSGLGFFVGEKFTAVSQVVGLPELALGQAAFATSGIGVFSAVGLLFAPLALHVVTAGLSALGAMRDVRWYAVAFVGSVLVHTAYNLTVVSYFG from the coding sequence GTGAAGCGCTCGCTTCGGGACCACCTCTCGTCGATCCGTCGAATCGCCCGCTGGGAGGTGTCGCGGTCGGCGGGCGTCGTCGACAGGCGGACGGCCGCGCTCGGCGTGCTGGCGCTCCTGCTGGCCGGATCGATCCTCGGTGCCGGCCTGCTCGGGGGCGGCGTCGCGCTCGACCGAGACGTCTACCGCGTGGGCGTCGATCGGGAGAGCCCGTACTACGAACCCGTCGAGCGAAGCGTCGCCCTCGACGCCCGCGAACCCGATCCCGAGGCGCTCCGCGACGGCGACCTCGACGTGTTGGTCCGCGACGGAGCGTTCCGCGCCGTGGACACGCCAAAAGGCCGTGCGGCGCTCTCGGAACTCCGCTCGTCGGTGCGACGGTACAACTACGAACGGATGCGGGGAGCGGAGAACGGTTCGGCGGCCTTCCCCGTCGTGACCGTTCTCCAATACGTCTCCCGGGACGACACGCTGCCGGCGGAGGCGCTCGCCGACGGCGATGACGGGGGCGCCGACGGCGTGGTCGGTGCCGAGAGCGGGGGTTCCGACGGCTCCGGCGGCGGCAGCGACGGGGGTGCCGACGGCTCCGGCGACGGCGGCGACGCGTCGACGACCGGCGGGGGCGGCCCCCTGGGCGTGCCCGCGCTCTCCGGGATCAATCCGCTGAACGGCGGAAGCTCCGGGTCGCCGGCGGAGATCCAGCCGCCGTTCCCCTTCGGCTCGCTCGTGCTCGCGTTCGTCTTCCTCGTTCCGATGAACTTCGTCGTCCAGGCGTACGGCAGCACGATGCTCAACGAGCGCATCAACCGCCGCGGCGAACTGCTGCTCGTCGCGCCGGTCTCTCCGGGCGACATCGTGGCCGGCAAGACGCTGCCGTATCTGGCCGCGATGGTCGCGCTCACCGCCCTCATCGCGCTCGGCGTCGGCGGGAGCGTCGTCGCCGTCGCGGCCGTGCTGCCGATCGCGCTGGTCTTCCTCGCGGCGACGTTCGCCGGCGCGATGTTCGCCCGGTCGTTCAAGGAACTCACGTTCGTCACGGTCACGGTCTCGGTCTTCCTGACGGCCTACACGTTCGTCCCGGCCATCTTCGCGAACGTCACGCCGATCGCGCTCATCTCGCCGCTGACGCTCGTGGTCCGGGACCTCCAGCCGCTGGCGTCGGTGACGCCCGGCGCGTTCGCCTTCGCGACCGCCCCGTTCGTCCTCTGTGCGGGCGTCCTGTTCCTGCTCGGGATCGGCATCTACCGCGAGGAGGACCTCTTCACCCAGCGGGCGGTGCCGCTGAAGCTCCTCGACGCGCTCGACGCCCGGATCTCGCGGCCGCGGGACGTCGCGGTCCTCTCGGGGCTGTCGATCCCGTTCGTCTTCGTCGCGGAACTGCTCGCGGTCGCCGTGCTGTTCGCGTTGCCGGTCTCGCTCACCGTGCCGCTTTTGCTCTTCGTCGTCGCGCTCGTCGAGGAGGTCGCGAAGAGCCTGCACGTCTACGCCGCCTTCGAGAGCGGCACCTTCCCGCGGGTCGGACGGGTCGCGCTCGTTCTCGGCGCGCTCTCGGGGCTCGGGTTCTTCGTCGGCGAGAAGTTCACCGCCGTCTCCCAGGTCGTGGGGCTCCCCGAGTTGGCGCTCGGGCAGGCCGCGTTCGCAACCTCGGGGATCGGCGTGTTCTCGGCGGTCGGGCTGCTGTTCGCACCGCTCGCACTCCACGTCGTCACGGCGGGACTGAGTGCCCTGGGGGCGATGCGCGACGTCCGGTGGTACGCCGTCGCGTTCGTCGGTAGCGTGCTCGTTCACACCGCCTACAACCTCACGGTGGTGAGTTACTTTGGGTGA
- a CDS encoding ABC transporter ATP-binding protein, whose product MIRAEGLRKTYGDFPAVVGSDFAVDRGEIFGIVGPNGAGKTTTLKMLSGLVEPTDGVAEVDGRDAGDPEMRRNLGFLPEESPLYEDMTPRSYLRFFADLYDVPRSEASERTERTLDRLELEHRERRLGDMSKGMKRKVAIARSLVNDPDLLIYDEPASGLDPLTTNYVLEFTRELADRGKTVIFSAHNLYHVESVCDRIVIMNRGEIIARGTVPEIRAEHGETTYHVFTTVAVEGSAPERSTDSDAVGSERHRSVVPDMDAVERVRERAAANGGEVVDIRTREQSLEDIFLDLASGATPETGSARGRQPTDASEAGRADGGRER is encoded by the coding sequence ATGATACGCGCCGAGGGCCTCCGCAAGACCTACGGCGATTTCCCCGCCGTCGTCGGCAGCGACTTCGCCGTCGATCGCGGGGAGATATTCGGCATCGTCGGGCCGAACGGCGCCGGCAAGACGACGACGCTGAAGATGCTCTCGGGCCTCGTCGAGCCCACGGACGGGGTCGCCGAGGTGGACGGTCGCGATGCCGGCGATCCGGAGATGCGCCGGAATCTGGGTTTTCTTCCCGAAGAGTCGCCCCTCTACGAGGATATGACGCCGCGGTCATATCTTCGGTTCTTCGCCGATCTCTACGACGTGCCGCGGTCGGAGGCGAGCGAGCGGACCGAGCGCACGCTGGACCGCCTCGAACTGGAACACAGGGAGCGACGCCTCGGCGATATGTCGAAGGGGATGAAGCGGAAGGTCGCCATCGCCCGCTCGCTCGTCAACGACCCCGACCTCCTGATCTACGACGAGCCCGCCTCCGGGCTCGACCCGCTGACGACGAACTACGTCTTGGAGTTCACCCGCGAACTCGCCGACCGGGGCAAGACCGTCATCTTCAGTGCGCACAACCTCTATCACGTCGAAAGCGTCTGCGACCGGATCGTGATCATGAACCGCGGCGAGATCATCGCCCGCGGAACCGTCCCGGAGATCCGCGCCGAACACGGCGAGACGACGTACCACGTGTTCACGACCGTCGCAGTCGAGGGGTCTGCCCCCGAGCGGTCGACCGACAGCGACGCCGTCGGGAGCGAGCGCCACCGGAGCGTCGTTCCCGATATGGACGCCGTCGAGCGCGTCCGCGAGCGCGCCGCTGCGAACGGCGGCGAGGTGGTCGACATCCGCACGCGAGAGCAGAGCCTCGAAGACATCTTTCTCGACCTCGCCAGCGGGGCGACGCCGGAGACGGGTTCGGCGCGGGGACGGCAGCCGACTGACGCGTCGGAAGCGGGCCGCGCCGACGGGGGACGCGAGCGGTGA
- a CDS encoding DUF7409 domain-containing protein yields the protein MTEDEGADEVPRAGESDATADRRSDWSAVPQGSGGDELDIPLPWNTVSTADPDADAAASGEGSEEPLDDAASDGEAGATDDSTAADTASTGDETPAPDGFEDLRFVGPKSAAVLRDSDVSLSDLVEKRIGYRDLTDAGVNPGVAAKIRREHSLSWSLDGGGSDLDRRSTQVRGLDDDERAWIAASSGWSEEETATETDGSGEATDAEAAWRARTGADAPATTDEESVETDGEAAWREQAGDPAGAAATGGANASERDAETAWREQSVPTPVTALDGIDDRDAAALHRAGIGSIRRLATADPESVADALELRVGRVETWCELAREHES from the coding sequence GTGACCGAGGACGAGGGGGCCGACGAAGTGCCGAGGGCGGGCGAAAGCGACGCGACCGCGGACCGCCGCTCCGACTGGTCGGCCGTTCCTCAGGGGAGCGGGGGCGACGAACTCGACATCCCGCTCCCGTGGAACACCGTCTCCACGGCCGACCCCGACGCCGACGCGGCGGCGAGCGGCGAGGGAAGCGAGGAACCCCTCGACGACGCGGCATCGGACGGCGAGGCGGGGGCGACGGACGACAGTACCGCAGCGGACACTGCGTCTACGGGAGACGAGACACCCGCCCCCGACGGCTTCGAGGATCTGCGGTTCGTCGGGCCGAAGAGCGCGGCCGTCCTTCGCGACTCCGACGTGTCGCTGTCCGATCTCGTCGAGAAGCGGATCGGCTACCGCGACCTGACGGACGCGGGCGTCAACCCGGGTGTCGCCGCCAAGATCAGGCGCGAGCACTCGCTGTCGTGGTCGCTCGACGGCGGGGGATCGGACCTCGATCGCCGATCCACACAGGTCCGCGGGCTCGACGACGACGAGCGGGCGTGGATCGCGGCGTCGTCGGGGTGGTCCGAGGAGGAGACCGCTACCGAAACCGACGGCTCCGGAGAGGCGACGGACGCGGAGGCGGCCTGGCGAGCGCGGACCGGCGCGGACGCCCCCGCGACGACCGACGAAGAGAGTGTCGAAACGGACGGTGAGGCGGCGTGGCGGGAACAGGCCGGAGACCCCGCCGGGGCGGCTGCCACCGGCGGAGCGAATGCGTCTGAACGTGACGCGGAGACGGCCTGGCGCGAACAGAGCGTACCGACGCCGGTTACCGCGCTCGACGGGATCGACGACAGAGACGCCGCGGCGCTCCACCGGGCGGGAATCGGATCGATCCGACGACTCGCGACGGCCGACCCCGAGAGCGTCGCGGACGCGCTCGAACTCCGAGTCGGTCGCGTCGAAACGTGGTGCGAGCTCGCACGCGAACACGAATCCTGA
- a CDS encoding class 1 fructose-bisphosphatase: MATKENSAPTDAESIQKTVNAVLDAVARTAPDVRSGLPGRRIAVEGKNPSGEEQKAADVYADELLCERIGSISNVGVYASEERASGVDVGTGLSVCVDPLDGSSNLEPNAAMGTIVAIYDDDLPASGRDIVAAAYVLYGATTTMIVARANKETVTEYVIHDTGDYQVVREELTLPEDPSVYGFGGRVPHWVEEFEEYVSEIESDPSMKLRYGGAMIGDVNQVLTYGGVFGYPTLTNASEGKLRVQFEGYPVGYILEKAGGASSDGRQSLLDVEKDDLHARTPVYVGNEELIDDLEAALADRY; encoded by the coding sequence ATGGCTACGAAAGAAAACTCCGCGCCGACCGACGCTGAATCGATCCAAAAGACCGTCAACGCCGTCCTCGACGCAGTCGCACGCACAGCCCCCGATGTCCGGAGCGGGCTTCCCGGCCGCCGCATCGCCGTCGAGGGCAAGAACCCCTCCGGCGAGGAGCAGAAGGCGGCGGACGTCTACGCCGACGAGCTCCTCTGTGAGCGCATCGGTTCGATCTCGAACGTCGGCGTCTACGCGAGCGAGGAGCGGGCCTCGGGCGTGGACGTCGGCACCGGACTCTCGGTCTGCGTCGACCCGCTCGACGGCTCGTCGAACCTCGAACCCAACGCCGCGATGGGGACTATCGTCGCCATCTACGACGACGACCTGCCGGCGTCGGGACGGGACATCGTCGCCGCCGCGTACGTCCTCTACGGCGCGACGACGACGATGATCGTCGCCCGGGCGAACAAGGAGACCGTCACCGAGTACGTCATCCACGACACCGGGGACTACCAGGTCGTCCGCGAGGAGTTGACGCTCCCCGAGGATCCCTCGGTGTACGGGTTCGGCGGGCGCGTCCCCCACTGGGTCGAGGAGTTCGAGGAATACGTCTCGGAGATCGAGTCGGACCCGTCGATGAAACTCCGGTACGGCGGCGCGATGATCGGCGACGTGAACCAGGTGCTCACCTACGGCGGCGTGTTCGGCTACCCGACGCTCACGAACGCCTCGGAGGGGAAACTCAGAGTCCAGTTCGAGGGCTACCCGGTCGGCTACATCCTCGAAAAAGCGGGGGGAGCCTCCTCCGACGGCCGGCAGTCGCTGCTCGACGTGGAGAAGGACGACCTCCACGCGCGGACGCCCGTCTACGTCGGCAACGAGGAACTGATCGACGACCTCGAAGCGGCGCTCGCGGACCGGTACTGA
- a CDS encoding DUF3179 domain-containing (seleno)protein, which yields MTQTDQTEAERLRWLTSQLLVRDADVHATAVAALAEEGDERVVPHLVELLVIDSIANDWEQFGFPAVLRSRDPPRYLELPEVRWPGVRDALASLADPDFDSDHAWVEWETWYSQQEIDPLDGFEEWKLQLYRSYLPPVGGLLDCEPREFDMQGMRWGNCDRSFLAALNGPTFVPGDAVDASGTSEDAEARRDGESDGETPEPYLEDDHVVFGFEIDGTAYAVPRWVLFPHELLNAELDGVPVSLTYCTLCNAPILYDRRVPTGGDADADESGADEADGGDVDVRTFGSTGLLASGNKVMYDEETETLWDQHAGTPIGGETLESDPDLFLDQFAVTQTEWGDWKAEYPDTLALDADTGYGYDYSYYDGNVDFFEHYWNREEIVQPGVRREEGPLPEKASVYGIVADDPDEVWVVSIDDLRESDSGVLEAEIGDRDVVALLDATDDVAVYDAPPGPVERVETDEGDVALVDGEGFEWQLSRNELRSADGDSRERIPGRHGLWFAFRTHYETAHVLE from the coding sequence GTGACACAGACTGACCAAACCGAGGCGGAACGGCTCCGGTGGTTGACGAGCCAACTGCTCGTCCGCGACGCCGACGTGCACGCGACGGCGGTGGCGGCGCTGGCCGAGGAGGGCGACGAGCGCGTCGTGCCGCACCTCGTCGAACTGCTGGTGATCGACAGCATCGCGAACGACTGGGAGCAGTTCGGCTTCCCGGCGGTCCTGCGGAGCCGGGATCCCCCGCGCTACCTGGAACTTCCGGAGGTCCGCTGGCCGGGCGTCCGCGACGCGCTGGCAAGCCTCGCGGATCCTGACTTCGACTCCGATCACGCGTGGGTGGAGTGGGAGACGTGGTACTCCCAGCAGGAGATCGACCCGCTCGACGGGTTCGAGGAGTGGAAGCTACAGTTGTACCGATCCTACCTCCCGCCGGTCGGCGGGCTGCTGGACTGCGAGCCCCGGGAGTTCGATATGCAGGGGATGCGGTGGGGCAACTGCGACCGCTCGTTCCTCGCCGCGCTGAACGGGCCGACGTTCGTGCCCGGCGACGCCGTCGACGCGAGCGGGACGTCGGAGGATGCCGAGGCACGAAGAGACGGCGAATCCGACGGCGAGACGCCCGAGCCCTACCTCGAAGACGACCACGTCGTCTTCGGCTTCGAGATCGACGGGACGGCCTACGCCGTCCCGCGGTGGGTGCTGTTCCCGCACGAGCTTTTGAACGCCGAACTCGACGGCGTTCCCGTGAGTCTCACCTACTGCACGCTCTGCAACGCGCCGATCCTCTACGATCGGCGGGTCCCGACCGGCGGGGACGCAGACGCCGACGAGTCGGGGGCGGACGAAGCCGACGGCGGCGACGTCGACGTCCGCACGTTCGGCAGCACCGGGCTGTTGGCCTCGGGCAACAAGGTGATGTACGACGAGGAGACCGAGACGCTGTGGGACCAACACGCCGGGACGCCGATCGGCGGGGAGACGCTCGAATCGGACCCCGACCTGTTCCTCGATCAGTTCGCCGTCACCCAGACCGAGTGGGGCGACTGGAAGGCCGAGTACCCGGACACCCTCGCGCTCGACGCCGACACCGGCTACGGGTACGACTACTCCTACTACGACGGCAACGTCGACTTCTTCGAGCACTACTGGAACCGCGAGGAGATCGTCCAGCCCGGAGTCCGGCGCGAGGAGGGGCCGCTCCCGGAGAAGGCCTCGGTCTACGGCATCGTCGCCGACGACCCCGACGAGGTCTGGGTCGTCTCCATCGACGACCTCCGCGAGAGCGACAGCGGCGTCCTCGAAGCCGAGATCGGAGATCGAGACGTCGTCGCCCTGCTGGACGCGACGGACGACGTCGCCGTCTACGACGCGCCGCCGGGCCCCGTCGAGCGCGTCGAGACCGACGAGGGAGACGTCGCCCTCGTCGACGGCGAGGGCTTCGAGTGGCAACTGTCCCGGAACGAACTGCGCTCTGCGGACGGCGACTCGCGGGAGCGGATCCCCGGCCGACACGGCCTCTGGTTCGCGTTCCGGACGCACTACGAGACGGCACACGTGCTGGAGTAG